A single Natrinema pellirubrum DSM 15624 DNA region contains:
- a CDS encoding 3-hydroxyacyl-CoA dehydrogenase family protein, with translation MVREQLDRIGVVGAGTMGSGIAQVAATNGYEVVMRDIESQYVENGFDTIDDSLSRLESRGALEEAPATIRDRIEGTTLLDDLGDCDLVVEAALEELAVKQEVFADLERVCADDVVLATNTSTLSITSIASDLEYPERVIGLHFMNPVPIMEGVEVVVGEKTTDTVTELAHDLAADLGKTTWEADDKPGFVTNRILMPWINEGIRAYDEGVASKDDIDTGMELGTNVPMGPLTLADHIGLDVCLHASETLHEELGDRYKPAYLLKRKVEAGDLGKKTGQGFYEYE, from the coding sequence ATGGTTCGCGAGCAGCTCGACCGGATCGGCGTCGTCGGCGCGGGGACGATGGGCAGCGGCATCGCACAGGTCGCCGCCACGAACGGCTACGAGGTCGTCATGCGCGACATCGAATCGCAGTACGTCGAGAACGGCTTCGACACCATCGACGATAGTCTCAGCCGCCTCGAGAGTCGGGGTGCCCTCGAGGAAGCGCCGGCGACGATCCGCGACCGGATCGAGGGGACCACGCTCCTCGACGATCTCGGCGACTGTGATCTGGTCGTCGAGGCCGCCCTCGAGGAACTCGCAGTCAAGCAGGAGGTCTTCGCCGACTTAGAGCGGGTGTGTGCCGACGACGTAGTGCTGGCGACGAACACGAGTACGCTCTCGATCACCTCGATCGCCAGCGACCTCGAGTACCCGGAGCGCGTGATCGGGCTGCACTTCATGAACCCGGTGCCGATCATGGAGGGCGTCGAAGTGGTCGTCGGCGAGAAGACGACCGACACAGTGACCGAACTGGCCCACGACCTCGCCGCGGACCTCGGGAAGACGACCTGGGAGGCCGACGACAAGCCCGGCTTCGTCACCAACCGCATTCTCATGCCCTGGATCAACGAGGGAATCCGGGCCTACGACGAGGGCGTCGCCTCCAAAGACGACATCGACACGGGAATGGAACTCGGGACCAACGTGCCGATGGGGCCGCTGACGCTGGCCGACCACATCGGCCTCGACGTCTGTCTCCACGCCTCCGAGACGCTTCACGAGGAGTTAGGTGATCGGTACAAGCCCGCGTACCTCCTCAAGCGGAAGGTCGAGGCCGGCGACCTCGGTAAGAAGACGGGGCAGGGGTTCTACGAGTACGAATAG
- a CDS encoding DUF7409 domain-containing protein, giving the protein MSKEEVVSDAETGADPASDGEDGDTTVVDIGITVDVGDDTADVADAGSDPVELAFDEDELLAATDDATTDADDEAPAGSERDAAIEPAEREALAAADIDPEAVVDKEYSYRLLLENGVDEDVAAALRRRFSLPWSFESNGDLGRRSSEVRGLGEAEREWIAVSDDEDWQAFEYDEATVSIGRERPSQRPYPKPTPVTAVTGVGPDDADRLAEAGIQSAERLATISAMTVATALDLNVLHVRTWRHNARELLE; this is encoded by the coding sequence GTGAGCAAGGAAGAAGTCGTCAGCGACGCGGAGACGGGAGCCGACCCGGCGAGCGATGGGGAGGACGGGGACACGACCGTCGTCGACATCGGGATCACCGTCGACGTCGGCGACGACACCGCCGATGTCGCCGACGCCGGTTCGGACCCCGTCGAACTCGCCTTCGACGAGGACGAACTGCTCGCGGCGACTGACGACGCGACCACGGACGCCGACGACGAAGCCCCCGCAGGTTCGGAGCGGGACGCGGCGATCGAGCCGGCCGAACGCGAGGCGCTCGCGGCCGCCGACATCGACCCCGAGGCGGTCGTCGACAAGGAGTACTCCTATCGACTGTTGCTCGAGAACGGGGTCGACGAGGACGTCGCGGCCGCCCTCCGCAGGCGCTTCTCGTTGCCGTGGTCGTTCGAGTCCAACGGCGACTTAGGGCGGCGCTCGAGCGAGGTCCGCGGGCTGGGCGAGGCCGAACGCGAGTGGATCGCGGTCAGCGACGACGAGGACTGGCAGGCCTTCGAGTACGACGAGGCGACCGTCTCGATCGGTCGGGAGCGTCCCTCACAGCGGCCGTATCCGAAGCCGACCCCGGTGACCGCCGTCACCGGGGTCGGCCCGGACGACGCCGATCGGCTGGCCGAGGCCGGAATCCAGTCGGCCGAGCGGCTGGCGACGATCAGCGCGATGACCGTCGCCACGGCGCTCGATCTGAATGTCCTGCACGTCCGTACGTGGCGACACAACGCCCGCGAATTACTCGAGTGA
- a CDS encoding class I fructose-bisphosphate aldolase has translation MIPIDDSPIVRDGKSLILAMDHGLEHGPVDFEEVPEKLDPATVFETATHDAVSAMAVQKGIAEGYYPSYEDDVNLLLKLNGTSNLWMGEPDSAVNCSVDYAAELGADALGFTVYGGSNHEIEMVEEFRDAQEKGREYDLPMVMWSYPRGQGLKNDTKPSTISYATRLALELGADIAKVKYPGSPEAMAHAVDCAGDMKVIMSGGSKTSDYEFLSQVEAVIDAGAKGLAVGRNVWQREDPTRLLDALEKVIYEEATADAALEATE, from the coding sequence ATGATTCCGATCGACGATTCCCCGATCGTACGCGACGGCAAGTCACTGATTCTGGCGATGGACCACGGCTTAGAACACGGCCCCGTCGACTTCGAGGAGGTTCCCGAGAAGCTCGACCCGGCGACGGTCTTCGAGACGGCGACCCACGACGCCGTCTCCGCGATGGCGGTCCAGAAGGGGATCGCCGAGGGCTACTACCCAAGCTACGAGGACGACGTCAATCTCCTGTTGAAGCTCAACGGCACCTCGAACCTCTGGATGGGCGAGCCCGACTCGGCGGTCAACTGCTCGGTCGACTACGCCGCCGAACTGGGTGCCGACGCCCTCGGATTTACCGTCTACGGCGGCTCGAACCACGAGATCGAGATGGTCGAGGAGTTCCGCGACGCCCAGGAGAAAGGCCGCGAGTACGACCTCCCTATGGTCATGTGGTCCTACCCGCGCGGCCAGGGACTGAAAAACGACACCAAGCCCTCGACGATCTCCTACGCGACGCGGCTGGCCCTCGAACTGGGCGCCGACATCGCGAAGGTCAAGTACCCCGGGAGCCCGGAGGCGATGGCCCACGCCGTCGACTGCGCCGGCGACATGAAGGTCATCATGTCGGGCGGCTCGAAGACCTCCGACTACGAGTTCCTCTCACAGGTCGAGGCGGTCATCGACGCCGGTGCGAAGGGGCTGGCCGTCGGCCGCAACGTCTGGCAGCGCGAGGATCCGACGCGACTGCTGGACGCCCTCGAGAAGGTCATCTACGAGGAAGCGACGGCCGACGCCGCGCTCGAGGCCACCGAATAG
- a CDS encoding class 1 fructose-bisphosphatase, whose translation MTVSDPVVEDIVATISRSATEIRQGLIGRRGTVDEENPSGETQAKADVWADELLGERLAGIDGVGQYASEERADVVDCGVDPADGDAYAVAVDPLDGSSNLKSNNTMGTIFGVYDAALPARGETLVAAGFVLYGPITTMVIATEETVAEYELSGGERNVVDDDVTLPDEPVVYGFGGRVPDWPADFREYAREIEDELKLRYGGALIGDVNQVLTYGGTFGYPGLESRPEGKLRLQFEGNPIGYVVERAGGRSSNGDRSLLAVEPDALHDRTPVHVGNDELIERLEAALA comes from the coding sequence ATGACGGTCTCGGACCCGGTCGTCGAGGACATCGTCGCGACGATCAGTCGCTCGGCGACCGAGATACGGCAGGGACTGATCGGCCGCCGCGGGACCGTCGACGAGGAAAACCCAAGCGGCGAGACCCAGGCCAAGGCGGACGTCTGGGCGGACGAACTGCTCGGCGAGCGCCTCGCCGGGATCGACGGCGTCGGTCAGTACGCCAGTGAGGAGCGCGCCGACGTCGTCGACTGCGGTGTGGATCCGGCCGACGGCGACGCCTACGCCGTCGCGGTGGACCCGCTCGACGGCTCCTCGAACCTCAAGTCCAACAACACCATGGGGACGATCTTCGGCGTCTACGACGCCGCACTGCCCGCCCGCGGTGAGACCCTCGTCGCGGCCGGCTTCGTCCTCTACGGCCCGATCACGACGATGGTGATCGCCACCGAGGAGACCGTCGCCGAGTACGAACTCTCCGGGGGCGAGCGGAACGTCGTCGACGACGACGTGACCCTCCCCGACGAGCCGGTCGTCTACGGCTTCGGCGGCCGCGTCCCGGACTGGCCCGCGGACTTCCGCGAGTACGCCCGCGAGATCGAGGACGAACTCAAACTCCGGTACGGCGGCGCGTTGATCGGCGACGTCAATCAGGTACTGACATACGGCGGCACCTTCGGCTACCCCGGCCTCGAGTCCCGGCCCGAGGGCAAACTCCGCCTGCAGTTCGAGGGGAACCCGATCGGCTACGTCGTCGAACGGGCCGGCGGGCGCTCCTCGAACGGGGACCGCTCGCTACTCGCCGTCGAACCCGATGCCCTCCACGATCGCACGCCGGTCCACGTCGGCAACGACGAGCTGATCGAGCGCCTCGAGGCGGCCCTCGCGTAA
- a CDS encoding DUF5658 family protein gives MSSERATPGQWLPGDVTPVDLERLLWGLVALSLIADIVTTFVGLNLGLAESNPAARGAIESHGVVGMLGLKAFAVGVALACRPLLERAYRPIVPAGLAVPWLAAAVVNMYTISTVLSSSH, from the coding sequence ATGAGTTCCGAGCGCGCGACCCCAGGCCAGTGGCTGCCGGGCGATGTGACGCCCGTCGACCTCGAGCGGCTGCTCTGGGGGCTGGTCGCGCTCTCGCTGATCGCCGACATCGTCACGACGTTCGTCGGGCTCAACCTCGGGTTGGCCGAGTCCAACCCCGCGGCCCGCGGGGCGATCGAGAGCCACGGCGTCGTCGGCATGCTCGGGCTGAAGGCGTTCGCGGTCGGCGTCGCGCTGGCCTGTCGGCCCCTCCTCGAGCGGGCGTATCGGCCGATCGTGCCCGCGGGGCTCGCGGTGCCGTGGCTGGCCGCCGCGGTCGTCAACATGTATACGATCTCGACAGTACTCTCTAGTAGCCACTGA
- a CDS encoding NAD-dependent succinate-semialdehyde dehydrogenase: protein MSIESTNPATGDVVDSFEATSDEEREARLERATETFSEWSETPIETRQRLLARAADVLRENTDEYAELMTEEMGKPIGQARDEVAKCAWVCDYYAQNAAQHLQDEVIAGDENARTVVAYQPLGPVLAIMPWNFPFWQVFRFAAPNLAAGNVGLLKHASNVPGCARAIEDVFDRAGFPDGAFTSLLIDSSEIDAVIEDDRIRAVTITGSDAAGRAVAETAGSQLKKSVLELGGSDPFVVLEDAPMEETVETAVQARLINNGQSCIAAKRFVVVDDVYDEFVDRFIDEMAAQTVGDPMDDATDLGPQARPDLMDDLHEQVAETVEQGGELELGGEPMDRDGAYYPPTVITDVPENAPADREELFGPVASLFRVPDEAAAIEKANDTRFGLGASVWTEDLERGERVARQFESGLAFVNELVKSDPRLPFGGVKDSGYGRELAEHGITEFVNTKTIWVQQDAGEETDMIE, encoded by the coding sequence ATGTCAATCGAAAGCACGAACCCGGCGACGGGCGACGTGGTCGACAGCTTCGAGGCGACCTCCGACGAGGAACGCGAGGCCCGACTCGAGCGCGCGACCGAGACCTTCTCGGAGTGGTCGGAGACGCCGATCGAGACCCGCCAGCGGCTGCTCGCCCGGGCGGCCGATGTCCTTCGGGAGAACACAGACGAGTACGCCGAACTGATGACCGAAGAGATGGGGAAGCCGATCGGGCAGGCCCGCGACGAGGTCGCGAAATGCGCGTGGGTCTGTGATTACTACGCCCAGAACGCGGCACAACACCTTCAGGACGAGGTGATCGCCGGCGACGAGAACGCCCGCACCGTCGTCGCCTACCAGCCGCTGGGGCCGGTGCTGGCGATCATGCCCTGGAACTTCCCGTTCTGGCAGGTCTTTCGCTTTGCCGCGCCGAACCTCGCGGCGGGCAACGTCGGCCTGCTGAAACACGCCTCGAACGTTCCCGGCTGTGCCCGGGCCATCGAGGACGTCTTCGACCGAGCGGGGTTTCCCGACGGCGCCTTCACGTCGCTGCTGATCGACTCGAGCGAGATCGACGCGGTCATCGAGGACGACCGGATCCGAGCCGTCACCATCACCGGCAGCGACGCCGCGGGTCGAGCGGTCGCCGAAACCGCCGGCAGCCAGCTCAAGAAGTCGGTCCTCGAGTTGGGCGGGAGCGACCCCTTCGTCGTCCTCGAGGACGCCCCCATGGAGGAGACGGTCGAGACGGCGGTCCAGGCGCGGCTCATCAACAACGGCCAGTCCTGTATCGCGGCCAAGCGGTTCGTCGTGGTCGACGACGTCTACGACGAGTTCGTCGACCGCTTTATCGACGAGATGGCGGCCCAGACGGTCGGTGATCCGATGGACGATGCCACCGACCTCGGCCCGCAGGCTCGTCCGGACCTCATGGACGACCTCCACGAGCAGGTCGCGGAAACGGTCGAGCAAGGCGGCGAACTCGAGTTGGGCGGCGAGCCGATGGACCGCGACGGCGCGTACTACCCGCCGACGGTGATCACGGACGTTCCCGAGAACGCCCCCGCCGACCGGGAGGAACTGTTCGGCCCCGTCGCCTCTCTATTCCGGGTCCCCGACGAGGCCGCCGCCATCGAGAAAGCAAACGACACCCGCTTCGGTCTCGGTGCGAGCGTCTGGACCGAGGATCTCGAGCGCGGCGAGCGGGTCGCCCGGCAGTTCGAGTCCGGGCTCGCCTTCGTCAACGAACTCGTCAAATCCGATCCTCGATTGCCCTTCGGCGGCGTGAAGGACTCGGGCTACGGCCGGGAACTCGCCGAACACGGGATCACGGAGTTCGTCAACACGAAGACGATCTGGGTCCAGCAGGACGCCGGCGAGGAGACCGACATGATTGAATGA